GTGGCCGAGTTCACGCCAGGAGTGGATGCGGGCCAGATGATCAGCCGCGCCGACCAGGCGATGTATCTGGCCAAGGAACGAGGGAAGAACCGGGTGGAGTGCTACAGCCACGACGGTCACTGACGACGGGAAAGGAGACAGGCCTGACCATGGATCTGAGGATCGAGCCAATCGACAGCAGCCACCGGAAGGCCAAGCCCGAGGACAAGGCCCTGGGCTTCGGCCGTTTCTTCACCGATCACATGTTCACCATGGTGTACCGGGAAGGCCACGGCTGGCACGACGCTGCCATCACCCCCTACCACGATTTCCGCCTGGATCCGGCCACCATGGTCTTCCACTACGGCCAGGCCATCTTCGAGGGCCTGAAGGCCTACCGCCGTCCCGACGGCCGCGCCTTCCTCTTCCGGCCCAAGGACAACCTGGCCCGCATGAACACCACGGCCAGCCGGATGTGCATGGCCACCATCCCGGTGGAACCGGTCTACGAGGCCATGCTGCGGCTCCTGGATCTGGAGCGGGACTGGATCCCGGTCAGCCGCGGCGCCTCCCTTTACATCCGGCCCACCATGATCGCCACCGAGGCCGGACTGGGCGTGCGACCGGCGGCCAGCTACCTCTTCTTCATCATCCTCAGCCCGGTGGGCGCCTACTACCCCGAGGGCTTCAACCCGGTGAAGATCTTTGTCACCGATCGCTATGTCCGGGCCGCGCCCGGCGGGGTGGG
This sequence is a window from Thermodesulfobacteriota bacterium. Protein-coding genes within it:
- a CDS encoding branched-chain amino acid aminotransferase, translating into MDLRIEPIDSSHRKAKPEDKALGFGRFFTDHMFTMVYREGHGWHDAAITPYHDFRLDPATMVFHYGQAIFEGLKAYRRPDGRAFLFRPKDNLARMNTTASRMCMATIPVEPVYEAMLRLLDLERDWIPVSRGASLYIRPTMIATEAGLGVRPAASYLFFIILSPVGAYYPEGFNPVKIFVTDRYVRAAPGGVGHVKTAGNYAASIMAAVEAQAQGFTQVLWLDAVHRRYIEEVGTMNIFFLLDDELVTPPLGGSILPGITRDSVIRLAQDWGIKVVERPLAIDEVYAASREGRLREAFGTGTAAVISPVGSLSYQGETCTVNGGQTGPLASRLFETLLGIQYGEEADPHGWTVTF